In the Cellulomonas sp. C5510 genome, CGGTGCGGACGACGGCGGTGCCGCGGTGCGCGCGGTGCTGCCGCCCGGCGGCACGGACCTCGGCCCCGGCGAGCTGCGCGACCACCTCGAGCGGCTGCGACCCGACCTGGTCGTCTGCAACTCCATGCGCGCGGCGGTCGCGGTGCACACGTCGGGCTTCCGGTCGGCGCCGCGCGTCACCTACGTGCGCCAGCACCTCACGCGGGACGCCGTCGGCCCGGTCAAGGCCGTGCTCTACCGGGCGATCATGGTCCGTTCGGACGGCTTCCTCGCCAACAGCAGGTGGACCGCGGACCAGCTGCCGCGGGTCGCGGCGCGCCGCCCGGTGGAGATCGCGTTCCCCGTCTCGGGGCTCACGCGCGGGTCGGTCCGGCCCCTGCGTGCGGTGGCGCCCGGCGGGCGCGGCAGACCCGTCCGGCTCGCCGCCGTCGGCCGGTTCCAGGAGTGGAAGGGCCAGGACATCGCCATCGAGGCCGTGCGGGTGCTGCGCGAGCGCCTCGACGTCGACATCGAGCTGCACCTCCTGGGTGGTCCGCACCCGGGCTCGGAGGCGTACCTCGAGCGGTGCCACCGGCTCGCGGCCGCCGCTGGCGTGCCGGTCGTCTTCCGCGGCCACGTCGGCGACGTCGCCGCCGAGCTGGCCGAGGTCGACGTCGTGCTGCACACGCCACGCGAGCCGGAGCCGTTCGGCCAGGTGCTGGTCCAGGCACTGGCCGCGGGTTGCCAGGTCGTCTCCACGTCGGGCGGCGGCGCGGCCGAGATCCTGCGCGTCGCGCGCAGCGGCACCGCCCTGCGCGCGCCGGACCCCGAGGCCGTCGCGGACGCCGTGGCCCGCCTCCTCGCGCCGGGCCGGCCGGCCGGCACGGCACAGGCGGAGCCGGCGTGCGCCGACCTCGACGCGTTCCTCGACGACGCGACCGCCCGCGGCCTCGACGAGGCCCAGGAGCGCCTGCTCCTCGCGCTCGGCCGCGGCATGCCACGGTCCCGATCGCGAGGCCTCGGTCGAGGCGTGCGGAGGACGTCGTGAGCCGCGGCGTGCTGGTCCACGAGTGGGTGGCCCGGCGCGGCGGGTCGGAGCTCGTCCTCGACGCGATGGCGAGCGCCTTGCCCGGCCTCGACCTGCACTGCCTGTGGACCGACGCGCCCGGCCGCTACCCCGGACGCGACGTGCACGAGACGTGGCTCGCCCGCACGCCCCTCCGCCGGTCGAAGGCGGCCGCACTCCCCCTGCTGCCCGCCACCTGGCGCCGGCGACCGGGCGCCTACGACTGGGCGCTGGTCAGCTCGCACCTCTTCGCGCACCACGTGCGGTTCACCGACCAGCCGGCGGACTTCCGCAAGTACGTCTACGTGCACAGCCCCGCGCGCTACCTCTGGGAGCCGTCGCTCGACCGACGCGGCGACCGCCCGTGGGTGCGGGCGATGGCCGTCCCGTTCCGCGCGCTCGACAGGCACCGCGCCGGCGAGCCGGCCGAGCTCGCCGCGAACAGCGCGTTCGTCGCGGACCGGATCCGCACGCACTGGGACCGCGAGGCACGAGTGATCCATCCGCCCGTCGACGTCGACCGAGTCACCGCGACGCTCGCGGAGACGGGGGCGACGGGAGCCGGGCCCGACGGCCACCCCGCGGACCGACCGGGCGCGGTGGCCGCGGCGACGGCCGGCCCGGCGCAGCCCCTCACGCCGGACGAGTGGGCGCTCCTCGACCGCCTCGGCGACGGGTTCCTGCTCGGCGCGTCGCGGTTCGTCGCCTACAAGCGGCTCGATCTCGTCATCGCGACGGGAGAGGAGCTCGGGCTCCCCGTCGTCATCGCGGGCTCGGGCCCTGAGCGGGCCCGGCTGGTCGAGCTCGCCGAGCGGGCGAGCGTCCCGGTGCACCTCGTCGACGGTCCGTCGGACGGCCTCATGTACGCGCTCTTCGCGCGCGCGGTCGCCCTCGTCTTCCCGGGCATCGAGGACTTCGGCATCCTCCCCGTCGAGGTCCTCGCCGCGGGCACACCCGTGGTCGTCGGCCCGGTGGGGGGCGCACGGGAGATCGTCGAGCCCGCGCTCCCGGGCGCGGTCGCGCCCACCGACCGGCCCGTGGACCTCGCGGCGGCGGTCCGCGCGGTCGCGGGCGCCGACCCCGCGACATGCGTCGCGCGCGCGCGGGACTTCGCGCTCCCCGTCTTCCACCGCGAGCTGCTGTCCTGGCTCGCGCCCGTGCTGTGACCGGCTCGCCCGGGCCGTCCCCCGGGTCTGCGGCCGTCGGGTCTGCGGCCGTCGGGTCGTCGCTCACCAGGTCGTCGGCCTGTGGCCCGACCACGAACCTGCCGACCGCACCGCCCCGCACGCGCCTCGCGTCGCTGACGAGCCTGCGCGCGGTCGCCGCGCTGCTCGTCTTCGGCTTCCACGTCAACCTCGCTCCGCTCGCGGCGCTGACGGCCCAGGGGCGGCTCGGCGTCTCGTTCTTCTTCGTGCTCTCCGGCATGCTGCTGGGACTCTCCTGGACGTCGGGCACCTCCGCGCGCACCTTCTGGCGCCGCCGTGCGGCACGGCTCTACCCCGCCTACCTCGTGGCGATGCTCGCCGGGCTGGTCGTCTCGCACGTCCTCGGCACGGAGCTCGGCCGCCCCGGCGCCGACGTGCTCGCGCTGCTCCTCGTCCAGTCGTGGGTGCCCGACGCGCGCGTCTACTACGTGTGGAACCCCGTCGCGTGGTCGCTGAGCACCGAGGCGTTCTTCTACCTGCTCTTCCCGCTGCTCGCCCCGCTCGTCCTGCGCCTCCGCACGGGGGCCACCCGGGGGCTCCGGCTCGCGTG is a window encoding:
- a CDS encoding glycosyltransferase family 4 protein, with amino-acid sequence MTPTHVVHVDHSGRPGGGQLGLARYLEQPSDLRRSAVFLAGGPVADRVADRADGADDGGAAVRAVLPPGGTDLGPGELRDHLERLRPDLVVCNSMRAAVAVHTSGFRSAPRVTYVRQHLTRDAVGPVKAVLYRAIMVRSDGFLANSRWTADQLPRVAARRPVEIAFPVSGLTRGSVRPLRAVAPGGRGRPVRLAAVGRFQEWKGQDIAIEAVRVLRERLDVDIELHLLGGPHPGSEAYLERCHRLAAAAGVPVVFRGHVGDVAAELAEVDVVLHTPREPEPFGQVLVQALAAGCQVVSTSGGGAAEILRVARSGTALRAPDPEAVADAVARLLAPGRPAGTAQAEPACADLDAFLDDATARGLDEAQERLLLALGRGMPRSRSRGLGRGVRRTS
- a CDS encoding glycosyltransferase translates to MSRGVLVHEWVARRGGSELVLDAMASALPGLDLHCLWTDAPGRYPGRDVHETWLARTPLRRSKAAALPLLPATWRRRPGAYDWALVSSHLFAHHVRFTDQPADFRKYVYVHSPARYLWEPSLDRRGDRPWVRAMAVPFRALDRHRAGEPAELAANSAFVADRIRTHWDREARVIHPPVDVDRVTATLAETGATGAGPDGHPADRPGAVAAATAGPAQPLTPDEWALLDRLGDGFLLGASRFVAYKRLDLVIATGEELGLPVVIAGSGPERARLVELAERASVPVHLVDGPSDGLMYALFARAVALVFPGIEDFGILPVEVLAAGTPVVVGPVGGAREIVEPALPGAVAPTDRPVDLAAAVRAVAGADPATCVARARDFALPVFHRELLSWLAPVL